A window of the Saccharomyces eubayanus strain FM1318 chromosome II, whole genome shotgun sequence genome harbors these coding sequences:
- a CDS encoding sugar porter family MFS transporter, with protein sequence MKGLSSILNRKRNESDSISSKIEHNLGAAECNSIELDEQAKKIDFDLVHIECVPATTIPNDNKDGETPDILDTAEDAREADESERTMPLMKALKTYPKAAAWSLLVSTTLIQEGYDTAILGAFYALPVFQKKYGSLNTSTGEYEISVSWQIGLCLCYIVGEIVGLQLTGPSVDLIGNRYTLIMALMFLTAFIFILYFCESLGMIAVGQALCGMPWGCFQCLTVSYASEICPMALRYYLTTYSNLCWLFGQLFAAGIMKNSQNKYANSDLGYKLPFALQWIWPAPLAIGIFLAPESPWWLIKKGKIEEAKKSLERTLSGKGAQKELLVTMELDRIKVTIEKEKKLASEEGSYWDCVKDKVNRRRTRISCICWIGQTISGAQLIGYSTYFYEKAGVSTETAFTFSIIQYCLGITATFLSWWASKYFGRYDLYAFGLAFQSIVFFIIGGMGCSNTHAAKMGSGSLLMVVAFFYNLGIAPVVFCLVSEIPSSRLRTKSIILARNAYNALSMVVTVLILYQLNSEKWNWGAKSGFFWGAFSLGTLCWAIIDLPETAGRTFIEVDELFRLGVPARKFKSTKVDPFAIKANTGNVTHKDPKEDVEGSTEEGELTTPSLTI encoded by the coding sequence ATGAAGGGTCTATCTTCAATATTGAATAGAAAGAGAAACGAAAGCGATTCGATTTCCAGTAAAATCGAGCATAACTTGGGTGCTGCTGAATGCAACTCTATAGAGTTGGATGAACAAGCTAAAAAGATTGATTTTGACCTTGTCCATATCGAGTGCGTCCCAGCTACAACAATTCCAAACGACAATAAAGATGGAGAAACTCCTGATATCCTTGACACTGCGGAAGATGCTAGGGAAGCCGACGAAAGTGAAAGGACAATGCCGCTTATGAAAGCTTTGAAAACGTATCCCAAAGCAGCGGCTTGGTCATTATTAGTTTCCACAACACTGATCCAGGAAGGATATGATACTGCCATTCTCGGGGCCTTTTACGCCCTTCCCGTTTTCCAGAAGAAGTATGGCTCTTTAAATACTAGTACGGGAGAATATGAAATTTCAGTATCGTGGCAGATTGGGCTATGTTTGTGCTACATAGTTGGAGAGATCGTGGGCTTACAGTTGACAGGCCCCTCTGTGGATTTGATTGGTAATCGTTATACATTGATTATGGCGTTAATGTTCCTAACTgccttcattttcattctgTATTTCTGTGAAAGTTTAGGGATGATTGCGGTGGGACAGGCATTGTGTGGTATGCCATGGGGTTGTTTCCAATGTTTGACTGTCTCTTATGCTTCAGAAATATGTCCTATGGCGCTAAGATACTATCTGACGACATATTCGAATCTCTGTTGGTTGTTTGGTCAGCTGTTCGCTGCAGGTatcatgaaaaattccCAAAACAAATATGCAAACTCAGATTTGGGATACAAGTTGCCATTTGCTTTACAGTGGATTTGGCCTGCTCCTTTAGCAATAGGAATATTCCTTGCACCTGAATCCCCATGGTGGCTAATCAAAAAAGGGAAGATCGAGGAAGCAAAGAAATCGCTTGAGAGAACACTAAGCGGTAAGGGAGCTCAGAAAGAATTACTGGTGACTATGGAGCTTGATAGAATCAAAGTGACTatagaaaaggagaaaaagcTTGCAAGTGAAGAAGGTTCCTATTGGGATTGTGTGAAGGACAAGGTAAATCGGAGAAGAACGAGAATATCCTGTATATGTTGGATCGGTCAAACTATATCTGGTGCGCAACTAATCGGTTATTCGACTTACTTTTACGAGAAAGCCGGTGTTAGTACTGAGACAGCATTCACTTTTAGTATCATTCAATACTGTCTTGGTATTACTGCAACATTTTTATCCTGGTGGGCCTCGAAATATTTTGGTAGATATGACCTTTATGCTTTTGGACTAGCGTTTCAGAgcattgtatttttcattataggCGGGATGGGATGTTCAAACACCCACGCTGCCAAGATGGGAAGCGGCTCTCTTCTAATGGTCGTCGCGTTCTTTTACAACCTAGGAATTGCCCCTGTCGTTTTTTGCTTAGTCTCTGAAATACCATCTTCAAGGCTAAGGACTAAATCAATCATTTTAGCTCGTAATGCTTATAATGCGTTAAGTATGGTAGTCACTGTTTTGATACTGTATCAACTGAACTCTGAGAAATGGAACTGGGGTGCAAAGTCGGGCTTTTTCTGGGGAGCATTTAGCCTAGGTACTCTATGTTGGGCCATCATTGATTTACCCGAAACTGCCGGTAGAACTTTTATTGAAGTAGATGAACTGTTTAGACTTGGTGTCCCAGCAAGGAAGTTCAAGTCAACAAAAGTGGACCCATTTGCCATCAAAGCAAACACTGGAAATGTCACCCATAAGGATCCTAAGGAAGATGTGGAAGGTTCCACCGAGGAGGGAGAATTAACTACCCCATCTCTTACGATTTGA